From a single Carassius auratus strain Wakin chromosome 38, ASM336829v1, whole genome shotgun sequence genomic region:
- the LOC113057446 gene encoding transmembrane protein 74-like — protein sequence MADLKVLFCGQDAVQTDHLDWSLKHQQIHHSVCADERALSNEECCQAYLEENVNEVNKLSEPWTAPLPIGRLCKHNEWGFDEEVEVCYDEQFETAFPGVPDFTDHKDNQLLAEETNYDNFSWNSSKDLQEGAPECSLLSVDDFIVDSSEKSVDYGFIGAVTFLVTGISLVVISYTVPRDVKVNPDTVSAREMERLERENAQVGAHLDRCVIAGLCLLTLGGVVLSTLLMISMYKGEMIRRQAFAYSKHQARLYGSMNFRSGTSPTGAPSLLSLDEDEGPVEILSLS from the coding sequence ATGGCTGATCTTAAAGTCCTCTTTTGTGGTCAAGACGCTGTCCAAACTGATCACCTTGACTGGTCCCTAAAACACCAACAAATTCATCACTCAGTGTGTGCAGATGAAAGGGCCCTTTCCAATGAAGAGTGCTGCCAGGCGTATCTAGAGGAGAATGTTAATGAGGTGAACAAGCtttcagaaccatggacagcgCCTCTGCCAATTGGACGACTCTGCAAACACAATGAATGGGGATTTGATGAAGAAGTTGAGGTATGTTACGATGAGCAGTTTGAAACAGCTTTTCCTGGTGTGCCTGACTTTACTGACCATAAAGACAATCAGTTGTTAGCAGAGGAGACCAACTATGACAATTTCAGTTGGAATTCATCCAAAGATCTCCAAGAAGGCGCCCCAGAATGCTCCCTGCTGTCAGTTGATGATTTCATAGTGGATTCATCAGAAAAGTCTGTGGATTATGGATTTATAGGTGCCGTTACATTTTTAGTTACTGGGATCTCCTTGGTTGTCATCTCTTACACAGTCCCACGTGACGTCAAAGTGAATCCCGATACCGTTTCTGCCCGGGAGATGGAGCGGTTGGAGAGGGAGAACGCCCAGGTGGGCGCTCACCTGGACAGATGTGTGATTGCAGGGCTGTGTCTCCTCACACTCGGTGGTGTGGTACTGTCAACCCTGTTGATGATTTCCATGTATAAAGGGGAGATGATCAGGAGACAAGCATTTGCTTACTCCAAGCACCAAGCCAGACTCTATGGCTCTATGAATTTTAGAAGTGGCACGAGCCCAACTGGTGCTCCTTCGCTTTTGTCCCTTGATGAAGATGAAGGTCCTGTTGAAATCTTAAGTTTAAGCTGA